The Anaerobaca lacustris DNA window TCGCACTGGGCCAGGAGAGCTTCGAGGCCGCCATCCTCACCGTCGTGAACGTCCGTCAGATGGGCGTCAAGCAGATCTACGCGCGAGCCGAGAGTCTCATCGCCGGCGAGGTCTTCTCCAAGGTCGGCGCGACGGAGGTGATCTATCCGGAGATCGAATCGGCCCAGCGCTGGGCGTACAAGCTCATCGCCCCCCAGATCGGCGAGAAGATCGACTTCGGTCCGGGTTACAGCCTCGCCCGGATCAAGGCCCCGCCCAGCTTCGACGGCAAGACCGTCATGGACCTGCAACTGCGCCAGAAGTACAAGGTGAACCTGGTGATCATCAAGCGCGGCGATGAGTCAAAGGCCCGCAAGGACGAGAAGGAGTCGATCTTCAACATCCCGATGCCCGACACCATCGTCTACGCCGACGACATCCTGATGGTTGCCGGCTTCGACGCCGATCTCGCCAAACTCCCCCAGGAGTAGTCTTTCGGGAGAACCTTCCGATCCCGACAGCAGGTCACTCCGCGCGGTGCCGGCGGAGAAGGTCGAGGAAGGCCTGCATGTCGGCCGGCAAGGGCGCCTCGAAGCGGACGCGCTGCTCGGTGGTCGGGTGGGTGAATTCGAGGGTCCAGGCGTGCAGGGCGCAGCGCGCGATGACGGGCTCCTCGACCTCCGGCTCGGTGTCGGCCAGTTGCCAGGGGTAGACGAGTTTGCCGCCATACATGTCGTCGGCGACGATCGGGTGCTTCAGGTGCGAGAGGTGCACGCGAATCTGATGCGTCCGACCGGTCCGGGGCTTGCAGTGGATCAGCGAGAACCCGCGAAACGCCTCGATCACCTCATAGAACGTTACCGCTTCTTTGCCCGTCTCGGGGCGGACAGCGTACTTCTCCCGAATCTTCGGATGCACGCCGAGCGGCGCATCGATCCGATCGGCGGTCAGTTCGGGCGTGCCGTGGACAATGGCCAGATAGCTCTTCTCCACCTGCCGCAATTCGAACTGCTTGGCGACCTTCCACTGGGCCGCATCGTGCTTGGTCACCACCATCACACCCGTCGTGTTGCGGTCGAGCCGGTGGACGATGCCGGGACGGAACTCACCCAGCCCACTGGAGAGATGCTCCGAGTAATGCGCCAGAGCATTGACTAGCGTTCCGTGCTTGTTGCCCCGCGCTGGATGAACGATCAGGTCGGGAGGCTTGTTCAGGACGATCAGATCATCATCCTCATAGAGAACGTTCAGGGGGATGTCCTCCGGTTCGATCTCCTTCTTCTCCGGCTCGGGCATCACGAACTCGATCACGTCGCGGTGGCTGAGCTTGAAGCTGGGCTTGACGGGCTCGCCGTTGACCTTGACGGAGCCGGCCTTGATCGCATTCTGGATGAAGTGCCGACTCAGATTACGGAAGCGGCCGTGCAGGTACTTGTCGATTCTCCGCTCGCGCAGGGAAACGCCCACGTGAAGCGTCACCGGCTGACCGTAGGGTTCGGGCAACTCGCACATGGCACGGCTGTCAGTTGCTCGCCGGCTCGTTGGCCTCGCCGACGGCCGTCTCCGGCGCCGCGATCGAATTCGTGTCGGGAGCGACGGGCTCACTGCCTTCGAAGAAGACATCCTCGGCCGGGGGGATCTGAATCGTCGGAATCGAAGCCCCCTCCGGCGCAGGCGGCGCCGGTTTGAACGCGACGGCGCCGCGATAGTCATCGACGGTCAGGAGACGATTGGCCGCGCCGGCCTGCGCGGCCGTGCCGTCGTAGGCGGCGTTCTGCGCCACGGCCCGGTACATCTCCTTGGCCCTGTCGAAGTTGCCCAGCTCTTCCTCGCACAATCCCAATCCGAACTCCGCTGTGGCCGCCAGAACCGGGATCGACGATGCACGGGTCAGGGCCTCCTGGTAGCTGTTCTGCGCCTGCGCAATCTGCCTGGCGACCTCCTCGCCGCCGGCGCCGGCCAGACGAAAGTGCAGTTCGCTGCGCAGCGCCTCGGCGCGCTTGATCAACGCCAATGCGGCCATGCGGTCGTCGCGGCTGCCTTCGGCGAACGTCTCGAGATCCTGCGCGATGGGAAGCAGAGCGACCGACTGGTCCGTTCCCTGGCTGGCGGCCCGCGCGATGGCCATCTTCTGAGCGGGGATCTGCGTTACCAGGTGGGTCAACTGCACCTGCTGCCGAACCGAGATCACGTCCTTCCGATAAAACCGCATGAAATACACGCCAATCACGAGAACGAGCACCACACCGGCGCCGATCAGCGTCGACCGATTCTCCTGGACCCACTGGGGAAAGTGCGCCAGCCAGTCGGCCAACTCGTTGGTCTTCAATTCATGCCGATGATCCGATTTCATTATGGTTCTCCATGTCCACGCCAGAACACGCCGGCCCGGTTATCGGGCCATGCAAAAGACAAGCCCTTATCCTACCAAATTCGCCTTGCAATGCAACCTTCGCAAAGGTAGAATTTTGCGGCTGCTACTCATTGAAAGGATGCCCATGCTGGGGATGGACGCTGAGCCACGCCAGAACGCGAAGAGATTCACCTGCCTCGACCGGCATCACGCGCTCGTCATCGGCCTTCTCGCACTGGTGGTCGCCGTAGCGCCGGCCTCAGAGGGTCGGGCCTCCGGCGAGGTTGCGTGGGACCCGCAGCGGTATATCGGCATCGAGGAAATCAAGCCCGGCATGGAGGCGTATTGCCTCACCGATTACGGGGACGCCGGGATCGAAAAGTTTGAATTGAAGGTATTGGACGTCGTGTATAACATCGACCCGGGCCAGAACGCGATCCTGGTGATGGGTCTGGACGAGCGTTTCAAACACACGGGCGTGGTGGGCGGATGCAGCGGCTCGCCGGTCTACATCGACGGCCGTCTGGCCGGAGCGCTGGCCTTCGGTTGGACCTTCGCGAAGGACCCTCTGTACGGCGTAACCCCGATCAAGGAGATGCTCGAGGTCGGACGGACAAACCCGACGCTGACGGCCCGGGGGACCACGCGGTCGTCGGCGTTCGCCTTCGATTTCTCCAAACCCATCAACGTGGCCTATGTCAGCGAACAGGTTCTCAATCGCAGGCTCATCGCGCCGGTCCACGCCGGCGGCGCCAGCGCTCTGCCCTGTCCATTGCTGATCTCCGGTCTTCCGAGCGAGGCCTGTCGAGAAGTCGCCTCCCACTTCGACGCCATGGGATTCATGGCCGTTCCGGGCCTCAGCGGCGCCGCCGCGACGGGAGACGACGCGGCTCTGGAACTGCAGCCCGGGGGTACGCTGACCGTGCCCCTGGTCTCGGGTGATATCAACATCAACGTGCTCGGCACCGTGACCGAGGTCCGCGGCGATCGCGTGTACGGCTTCGGGCACAGCTTCCTCGGGTACGGCCCAGTCAATCTGCCCATGGCCGGCGGCAAGGTCTACACGGTCATCTCCAACGTGATGCGTTCGTTCAAGCTGGGCACGGCAGGCAAGATTGTCGGCGCCATTACGGTCGACGAGACGACCGCCGTCTCCGGACGGATCGGCGCCGAGCCCAACCTGGTGCCGATGTCGATTCGTATCGAGCGGTACAACGACAGCGAGCCCCGCACTTACAACTGCCGGCTCGCCTACAATGAGACGCTGACGGCCATGCTGGCTCGTTCGGCCGTGGCCGGAGCGGCCCTGCGACTGGGCCCCTTGCCCCCCGAACACACGATCGAGTATACCGCCGCAATCAACCTGGACGACGGACAGTCCATCCGCTTTGAGAACGTCTCCGCGAGCATGGGACTGGTGGAGCCCGTTTCCGAGATCGTCGGCACCGTGGCCCTGCTCATGAACAGTCCCTACGGGTCCACCCGGATCGAGTCGATGGATTTCGCGGCCCGCATTCGACCCGACGGCATCTATTCGCACCTCTGGTCGGTCGATGTCGCCACCCCGAAGGTCAAAGCCGGCGACGACGTCGAAGTGAGCGTCGTTGTCGAATCCTACCTTGCCGAGAAGAGGAGGTATCGTGTCACGGTGCCGATACCGAAAGACGTCGCCCCCGGAAAGTACGGCCTGATGCTCTGCGGGGCGCCGGAATACGAACGCTTCCTGGCCAAGACCGTTCCGCACCGCTTCATCGCCACGAACCATCAATCGCTCGTGGATGCGCTGAACATGGTGTTGAATATCCCTCGGACCAAGCTCTACTGCGTTCTCGTGCTGCCGCCCGGCGGCATCACGCTCGACAGGGCGGAACTGCCCAACCTGCCGGAAACCAAGAGCATCGTCCTGCAAAGCGACAAGCGGCCGATGAGGGTCCAGCCGTATCCGCACTGGATCGAGAGAACCGTGGAGACGGGCACCGTAATTCGCGACAGAGAGATCGTACCCATCGTAGTGGAAGAGTGATCCGGCCGGCGTACGGCGGCCGAGACGCTGCCGAGTCATATACGGAAGATTCCGGCCGGCAGGAGAGAGCAAGACGCAAGAGTTGAGAGAAAACGTTTCCGCTCGGCCAAGAGGTCGTCCAACCGAATCGTTGAGACGGGATGCTCAAGACAGGGAGTTGAGATGAGAATGGAATTTCGCCGTTTGAATCCGTTGCGGATCGCCGCATTGACGCTGATGATCGGCCTGCTGGTCGGCCCGAGTGGAGCGGTGACCAGCAAGATCACGCGGCAGGCCAGCAGCAAGCAGTTTCTCGAAGGCAAGGCCGAAGGTGTCGTGATCAGTTCCCGGGGGACCCTCCAACTGGGCCGCGCCGCCAAGGTGCTCGCCTCCGAGTTCGATGATGTCTGGTCGGTCAACAGCATCGTGGCCAGTGGGGGCTCGATCTACATCGGCACCAGTCCCAACGGCAGCATCTACAAGTACCGCCTGGGCGCCCTGACGAAGATCTACCCGGCTGAAGGCCAGGCCGTCATCGACAAGGACCGGCCCGCTGTCGCGAAGGCCTCGGAGGACGGCGAGGTCGTCGAACAGGACGAGCGATTCTCCAACGAGCACATCTTCGCCATGGCGGTCGATGTGGCCGGCCGGCTGGTGGTCGGCATCAGCGGCGACAATTGCCGCCTCTGCCGCTATGAAACGGGCGCGATGGAGACGATCTTCGAGCCGAGCGACGCCAAGTATATCTTCGCGATCGAAACGGACAGCGTCGGCAATCTCTATATCGGCACGGGCCCGGAAGGCAAGATCTACGTCCTCGATCCGTCGGGGAAGGTCGCCCAACTCGTGTACGACAGTCCCGACAAGAACATCCTGTCGCTGGTGGCCGGCAAGGACGGCTTCGTCTACGCCGGAAGCGACACCCGGGGTCTGGTGTACAAGATCAACCCCCGCAACAAGTCGGCTACGGTCCTTTACGACAGCGAGGAGCCTGAGATCAGCGCGTTGCTCTTCGCCGGTGGGGCGCCGACGGAAACGGGGTACCTCTATGCCACTGCAACGTCGGCCAAGGTCGTTCAGAACGAGCAGAAGTTCGCGGCCGACCAGGCCGTGTCCGGACGGCCGGAACCCAAAGAACAGGAGGACCGTGGCAGCCCATCCGATAGCAACGGCGGCCTGAAGCTCAAGATCCCGAACACCAAAACAGATACCGACAAGAAACCTGCTCAGCGGCCCACGCCGGTCGCCCGAGGCAGCAAGCCGGGAACCGCCAGCTACATCTACAAGATCTCCAAGCAGGGGTACGTCACGGAGCTGTTCAGCGAATCAGCGGTCTTTCTGTGTCTGGCCGAACAGGACGGCACCATCCTTCTCGGGTCGGGCAACAGCGGCCAAGTCTTTGCGATCGACCCCGACGCGGAGCGCAGCACCATCCTCTACGAAGATGAGCGGGCGGCCCAGATCACAGCACTGGCCACCATCGAAGGGGACGTGTACATCGGGACCGCCAATCCGGCCAAGCTCGTGCTGCTGTCTCCGGACTACGCATCGAACGGAACGTATGTCTCCGGCCTGATCGACGCCGGCCAGCCCGCCCGGTGGGGCAAGCTGCAGATCGACGCCGACATCCCTCGCGGCTGCAAGATCATGGTCGCAAGCCGCAGCGGAAACGTCAAGGATGCCAACGATCCAACCTTCTCCGACTGGACCGAGCAGGTCGAGATCACCGAGCCGATCCAGTTGCGCTGTCCGCTCGGACGTTTCTGTCAGTACAAGTTGACGCTGCAAACCCAGGATGGGAAGAGGACACCGCTGGTCCGCGAGGTGGCCGTGGCCAGCACGGTCCCGAACCTGGCGCCCCGGGTCGAATCGGTGGAAGTCACCCGACAGACCGGCTCGGGCAAGGAAGGCGTCTTCAAGATCAGCTATAAGGCCAGCGACGAAAACGACGACACGCTCATCCATACGATCGACTTCCGGAAGATCGGAAGGGACACTTGGATCCAACTGAAAGACGAGATCGAAGGCGACAGCCACGAGTGGGACGGCAAGACGGTGGAAGACGGCCGGTATGAAGTCCGCGTGGTCGCCAGCGACGAGCGCAGCAACAGCCCCTCGACGAAGCTGACGGGCAGCCGGATCAGCGACCCGATCATCGTCGACAATACCCCTCCGGTCATTCGCAAGTACAGCCTCGATAAGACCGGCCGGACCGCCACACTCAAACTCCAGGTCACGGACGAGTTAAGTGTAATCAGCAAGCTCGAATACACGATCAACAGCAATGCCCAATGGAAGAGCACCCTGCCGGACGATCTGATCTTCGACACGACGGATGAGAGCTTCACGATCGTCACCGAGGAACTGGCCCCGGGCGAGCATATCATCGCACTGAGGATCAGCGACAGCGCCGGAAACACGACCTACAGGACCTTTGAGGTCAGCATGCTGGGCAATTAGCCCACCGGGCCGAGGGGCGTTGCCATCATGCGAACCATTGAATTCGAGCAGGTGCGCAGGACCGTCGAGTCGCTTTGTATCGCGGCCTGTTACGAGTTGCCCGACGACGTTCGGACCGCCCTGGAAGCCGCCGCCGCGAAGGAGTCCAATCCGCCGGCCGCGAAGATCCTGGCGCAACTGCTCGACAACGCCCGCATTGCGGCCGACGAACGCATCCCGCTGTGCCAGGACACAGGGCTGACCGTCGTCTTCGTCGAGCAGG harbors:
- a CDS encoding potassium channel family protein, which codes for MRRFVVIGLGRFGQKLAIALAMSGSEVIAIDRDRNEVERIRDQVSHAVRLDSTDEEAMRAQGVDKADVAIIALGQESFEAAILTVVNVRQMGVKQIYARAESLIAGEVFSKVGATEVIYPEIESAQRWAYKLIAPQIGEKIDFGPGYSLARIKAPPSFDGKTVMDLQLRQKYKVNLVIIKRGDESKARKDEKESIFNIPMPDTIVYADDILMVAGFDADLAKLPQE
- a CDS encoding RluA family pseudouridine synthase gives rise to the protein MCELPEPYGQPVTLHVGVSLRERRIDKYLHGRFRNLSRHFIQNAIKAGSVKVNGEPVKPSFKLSHRDVIEFVMPEPEKKEIEPEDIPLNVLYEDDDLIVLNKPPDLIVHPARGNKHGTLVNALAHYSEHLSSGLGEFRPGIVHRLDRNTTGVMVVTKHDAAQWKVAKQFELRQVEKSYLAIVHGTPELTADRIDAPLGVHPKIREKYAVRPETGKEAVTFYEVIEAFRGFSLIHCKPRTGRTHQIRVHLSHLKHPIVADDMYGGKLVYPWQLADTEPEVEEPVIARCALHAWTLEFTHPTTEQRVRFEAPLPADMQAFLDLLRRHRAE
- a CDS encoding tetratricopeptide repeat protein encodes the protein MKSDHRHELKTNELADWLAHFPQWVQENRSTLIGAGVVLVLVIGVYFMRFYRKDVISVRQQVQLTHLVTQIPAQKMAIARAASQGTDQSVALLPIAQDLETFAEGSRDDRMAALALIKRAEALRSELHFRLAGAGGEEVARQIAQAQNSYQEALTRASSIPVLAATAEFGLGLCEEELGNFDRAKEMYRAVAQNAAYDGTAAQAGAANRLLTVDDYRGAVAFKPAPPAPEGASIPTIQIPPAEDVFFEGSEPVAPDTNSIAAPETAVGEANEPASN
- a CDS encoding SpoIVB peptidase S55 domain-containing protein; this encodes MLGMDAEPRQNAKRFTCLDRHHALVIGLLALVVAVAPASEGRASGEVAWDPQRYIGIEEIKPGMEAYCLTDYGDAGIEKFELKVLDVVYNIDPGQNAILVMGLDERFKHTGVVGGCSGSPVYIDGRLAGALAFGWTFAKDPLYGVTPIKEMLEVGRTNPTLTARGTTRSSAFAFDFSKPINVAYVSEQVLNRRLIAPVHAGGASALPCPLLISGLPSEACREVASHFDAMGFMAVPGLSGAAATGDDAALELQPGGTLTVPLVSGDININVLGTVTEVRGDRVYGFGHSFLGYGPVNLPMAGGKVYTVISNVMRSFKLGTAGKIVGAITVDETTAVSGRIGAEPNLVPMSIRIERYNDSEPRTYNCRLAYNETLTAMLARSAVAGAALRLGPLPPEHTIEYTAAINLDDGQSIRFENVSASMGLVEPVSEIVGTVALLMNSPYGSTRIESMDFAARIRPDGIYSHLWSVDVATPKVKAGDDVEVSVVVESYLAEKRRYRVTVPIPKDVAPGKYGLMLCGAPEYERFLAKTVPHRFIATNHQSLVDALNMVLNIPRTKLYCVLVLPPGGITLDRAELPNLPETKSIVLQSDKRPMRVQPYPHWIERTVETGTVIRDREIVPIVVEE